A single Oncorhynchus mykiss isolate Arlee chromosome 24, USDA_OmykA_1.1, whole genome shotgun sequence DNA region contains:
- the farsb gene encoding phenylalanine--tRNA ligase beta subunit: MPTVSVKRDLLFHALGRTYTDEEFDELCFEFGLELDEITSEKDIISREQGDTKAEGASDVILYKIDVPANRYDLLCLEGLVRGLQVFKQKMEAPRYRRVSPASSEPQRLVITEETTAVRPHAVAAVLRNITFTQERYDSFIELQEKLHQNVCRKRTLVAIGTHDLDTISGPFTYTAKPPGDIRFKPLNQAKEYTAQELMSLYKTDSHLRHYLHIIEDEAVYPVIYDSNGIVLSMPPIINGDHSKISLNTKNVFIECTATDLTKAKIVLDMMVTMFCEYCEEPFTVEEAEVVYPDGRTCQYPELAYRKETLSADFINRKVGISESTEHIAQLLTKMCLRSEVMSDGEQIEVEIPPTRSDVIHACDIMEDAAMAYGFNNIPRTTPRTYTIANQLPLNKLSELLRQDLAAAGFTEALTFALCSQEDIADKLLKNISETRACRISNPKTAEFQVARTTLLSGLLKTVAANRKMPLPLRLFEISDVVLKDESKDVGARNNRRLCAVYYNKSPGFEVIHGLMDRVMQLLEIKPGQGNGYHIQAADDSTFFPGRCAEIFACGKSIGRLGVLHPDVINRFELTMPCSALDIDIEHFL; the protein is encoded by the exons ATGCCGACTGTCAGTGTCAAAAGGGATCTTCTGTTTCATGCCTTGGGCAGAACATACA CTGATGAAGAATTTGATGAGTTGTGTTTTGAGTTTGGGCTGGAGCTCGATGAGATT ACCTCAGAGAAGGACATCATCAGTCGTGAGCAGGGGGACACCAAGGCAGAGGGGGCGTCTGATGTGATTCTGTATAAGATCGATGTCCCAGCTAACCGCTATGACCTTCTGTGTCTGGAAGGGCTGGTCAGGGGCCTGCAGGTCTTCAAGCAGAA GATGGAAGCCCCTCGCTACAGGCGTGTGAGTCCAGCCAGCAGTGAGCCTCAGAGGCTGGTCATCACAGAGGAG ACAACTGCTGTGCGACCCCACGCTGTGGCTGCAGTCCTGAGGAACATCACCTTCACACAGGAACGCTACGACAGCTTTATCGAACTACAGGAGAaactccatcagaatgtctgtag GAAAAGGACTCTGGTTGCCATCGGCACCCATGACCTGGACACCATTTCAGGCCCCTTCACCTACACAGCCAAACCACCTGGTGACATCCGCTTCAAACCTCTCAACCAGGCCAAGGAGTACACCGCACAGGAACTCATGAGCCTCTACAAG acagacagccacTTGCGACACTATCTGCACATCATTGAAGACGAGGCTGTATATCCTGTCATCTATGACAGCAACGGCATTGTTTTGTCTATGCCTCCAATCATCAATG GGGACCATTCCAAAATCTCATTGAATACAAAGAATGTTTTTATCGAGTGCACAGCCACTGACCTTACCAAGGCAAAAATTGTGTTGGACATGATGGTGACGATGTTCTGCGAGTATTGTGAAGAGCCTTTCAC gGTAGAGGAGGCTGAGGTGGTGTACCCAGATGGAAGGACCTGTCAGTACCCG GAGCTGGCTTACAGGAAGGAAACTCTGTCAGCCGACTTCATCAACCGTAAAGTTGGCATCAG TGAGTCGACTGAGCATATCGCTCAACTGTTGACCAAGATGTGCTTGCGCTCAGAGGTCATGAGTGACGGCGAACAGATCGAGGTGGAGATCCCGCCCACGCGCTCTGACGTTATCCACGCCTGTGACATCATGGAGGACGCCGCCATGGCGTACGGTTTCAACAATATTCCCCGCACCACGCCGCGCACATATACCATAGCCAATCAG CTCCCACTGAATAAGCTGTCAGAGCTACTGAGACAGGACCTGGCTGCTGCTGGATTCACGGAGGCCCTCACCTTCGCCCTG TGTTCTCAGGAGGACATAGCTGACAAGCTGTTGAAGAACATCTCCGAGACCAGAGCATGTCGCATCTCCAACCCCAAGACAGCTGAGTTCCAG GTGGCGCGCACCACCCTGCTCTCAGGCCTGCTGAAGACTGTGGCTGCCAACAGGAAGATGCCTCTGCCTCTGAGGCTGTTTGAGATTTCAGACGTGGTGCTCAAGGATGAATCCAAAG ACGTGGGGGCCAGGAACAACCGTCGCCTGTGTGCTGTCTACTACAACAAGAGTCCGGGGTTTGAGGTGATCCACGGTCTGATGGACAGGGTTATGCAGCTGCTGGAGATCAAACCAGGCCAGGGCAATGGCTACCACATCCAGGCTGCCGACG ATTCCACCTTCTTCCCTGGTCGCTGTGCTGAGATCTTTGCGTGCGGGAAGAGCATAGGACGCCTCGGGGTCCTTCACCCTGATGTCATCAACCGCTTTGAGCTCACCATGCCATGCTCCGCCCTGGACATCGACATTGAGCACTTCCTGTGA
- the LOC110504109 gene encoding 2-acylglycerol O-acyltransferase 1 isoform X1, whose amino-acid sequence MVKIEFAPLNIPLNRRFQTAAVLQWVFCFLFGAQCCFCVYVVIVLNGYWHVAALYALWLYLDWDTPQAGGRRSDWVRHWTVWKHFGDYFPIHLIKTCDLDPERNYLMGFHPHGILVAGAFGNFCTEYTGFRELYPGMTPYLHTLGIWFSFPFFREYLMSSGVVSCSKKSLTHVLSQKGGGNVSIIVIGGAAESLEARPGSLVLEALNRKGFVKIALRCGAHLVPVFSFGENDLFNQLKNPKGSLVRTIQEGMRKTLGFSLPLFHARGVFQYSLGFMPFRQPIYTIVGEPIVVERNVSPSSDEVDRLHGCYLGALAKLFEQHKAEYGILENQHLIFT is encoded by the exons ATGGTGAAGATTGAGTTTGCACCCTTGAATATCCCGCTCAACCGACGTTTCCAGACAGCTGCAGTTCTTCAATGGGTCTTCTGCTTTCTCTTTGGAG CgcagtgttgtttttgtgtgtacgTTGTGATCGTGTTGAATGGATACTGGCACGTGGCTGCTCTGTATGCCCTGTGGCTCTACCTGGACTGGGACACACCTCAGGCTGGGGGCCGCAGGTCTGACTGGGTACGCCACTGGACCGTGTGGAAACACTTCGGAGACTATTTCCCCATCCAT CTGATTAAGACATGTGACCTAGACCCAGAGAGGAACTACCTGATGGGTTTCCATCCTCACGGAATCCTGGTCGCCGGAGCATTTGGGAATTTCTGTACTGAATACACAGGCTTCCGGGAGCTCTATCCAGGAATGACTCCTTACCTGCATACCCTCGGCATCTGGTTCAGCTTCCCATTCTTCCGGGAGTATCTCATGTCCTCAG GGGTTGTCTCTTGTTCCAAGAAGAGTCTTACCCACGTGTTGAGCCAGAAGGGAGGGGGAAACGTGTCAATCATAGTGATTGGTGGGGCGGCAGAGTCCCTGGAGGCCAGGCCTGGGAGCCTCGTCCTGGAGGCCCTCAACAGGAAGGGCTTCGTCAAGATTGCTCTCAGGTGTGG AGCTCATCTGGTGCCAGTGTTCTCCTTTGGGGAGAATGATCTGTTTAATCAGCTGAAGAACCCAAAGGGCTCCCTGGTCCGAACCATCCAGGAGGGCATGAGGAAGACCCTGGGCTTCAGTTTGCCTCTGTTTCACGCCCGGGGGGTTTTCCAGTACAGCTTGGGCTTCATGCCCTTCAGACAACCCATTTACACCATCG TGGGAGAGCCCATAGTGGTGGAAAGGAACGTGAGCCCCTCGTCTGATGAGGTGGACAGGCTGCATGGCTGTTACCTGGGGGCGCTGGCTAAGCTGTTTGAGCAGCACAAGGCTGAATACGGGATCCTAGAGAACCAGCACCTCATCTTCACCTGA
- the LOC110504109 gene encoding 2-acylglycerol O-acyltransferase 1 isoform X2, translating to MVKIEFAPLNIPLNRRFQTAAVLQWVFCFLFGAQCCFCVYVVIVLNGYWHVAALYALWLYLDWDTPQAGGRRSDWVRHWTVWKHFGDYFPIHLIKTCDLDPERNYLMGFHPHGILVAGAFGNFCTEYTGFRELYPGMTPYLHTLGIWFSFPFFREYLMSSGVVSCSKKSLTHVLSQKGGGNVSIIVIGGAAESLEARPGSLVLEALNRKGFVKIALRAHLVPVFSFGENDLFNQLKNPKGSLVRTIQEGMRKTLGFSLPLFHARGVFQYSLGFMPFRQPIYTIVGEPIVVERNVSPSSDEVDRLHGCYLGALAKLFEQHKAEYGILENQHLIFT from the exons ATGGTGAAGATTGAGTTTGCACCCTTGAATATCCCGCTCAACCGACGTTTCCAGACAGCTGCAGTTCTTCAATGGGTCTTCTGCTTTCTCTTTGGAG CgcagtgttgtttttgtgtgtacgTTGTGATCGTGTTGAATGGATACTGGCACGTGGCTGCTCTGTATGCCCTGTGGCTCTACCTGGACTGGGACACACCTCAGGCTGGGGGCCGCAGGTCTGACTGGGTACGCCACTGGACCGTGTGGAAACACTTCGGAGACTATTTCCCCATCCAT CTGATTAAGACATGTGACCTAGACCCAGAGAGGAACTACCTGATGGGTTTCCATCCTCACGGAATCCTGGTCGCCGGAGCATTTGGGAATTTCTGTACTGAATACACAGGCTTCCGGGAGCTCTATCCAGGAATGACTCCTTACCTGCATACCCTCGGCATCTGGTTCAGCTTCCCATTCTTCCGGGAGTATCTCATGTCCTCAG GGGTTGTCTCTTGTTCCAAGAAGAGTCTTACCCACGTGTTGAGCCAGAAGGGAGGGGGAAACGTGTCAATCATAGTGATTGGTGGGGCGGCAGAGTCCCTGGAGGCCAGGCCTGGGAGCCTCGTCCTGGAGGCCCTCAACAGGAAGGGCTTCGTCAAGATTGCTCTCAG AGCTCATCTGGTGCCAGTGTTCTCCTTTGGGGAGAATGATCTGTTTAATCAGCTGAAGAACCCAAAGGGCTCCCTGGTCCGAACCATCCAGGAGGGCATGAGGAAGACCCTGGGCTTCAGTTTGCCTCTGTTTCACGCCCGGGGGGTTTTCCAGTACAGCTTGGGCTTCATGCCCTTCAGACAACCCATTTACACCATCG TGGGAGAGCCCATAGTGGTGGAAAGGAACGTGAGCCCCTCGTCTGATGAGGTGGACAGGCTGCATGGCTGTTACCTGGGGGCGCTGGCTAAGCTGTTTGAGCAGCACAAGGCTGAATACGGGATCCTAGAGAACCAGCACCTCATCTTCACCTGA